Genomic DNA from Pistricoccus aurantiacus:
ACCCCCAGAAGGCCTCCTCGAAGGCGGGCCACCTGGCATCGACCACCGAGTGTGTCATGCCGGCCCGAAATACCCGCTGGCTCATGGCGGAAAGGTAGCGATCGTCTCCCAGCTGCTTCAGCTCGTCAGGCGTCAGCGACCTGGGCAGGAAGGCCTCCATGGCGTCGTCAGACTCGAAACGATTGCGAACCCTGTCATGGAGCCAGCGGTAATCCAGTGTCATGTCTACCTCGCTCTACTTGTGCCGTCGTTGACTCTTGCTGGCGGCGCTATATTCTCGACCATTATCTCCAATCGCTATCTTTGCTCCACCGCCAGGTTCGCCATGATCCATATCGACAACGAAGGCATTACCGACCCACATGTCAACCTAGCCATCGAGGAGTACTGCATCCGCCACCTGCCCGCGGGCGAGGACTACCTGCTGTTCTACATCAACGCGCCGTCGATCATCATCGGCCGCAACCAGAACACCCTGGAAGAGATTCATCAGGCGTATATCGACGAGCACGGCATTCACGTCGTGCGACGCATCTCCGGCGGCGGCGCGGTGTATCACGACCACGGCAACCTCAACTTCAGCTTTCTGACCGACTTTTCCAAGGACAAGCTGAACAACTTCAAGCAGTTTGCCACTCCCATCATCAAGGTGCTCAACGCCATGGGCGTGTCAGCCGAGATGAAGGGCCGCAACGACATTGTGGTAGGCGACAAAAAGGTCTCCGGCAACGCCCAGTTCTCATCCACCAAGCGCATGTTCAACCACGGCACCCTGCTGCTGGACTGCGATCTTGATCAGGTCACCAAGGCGCTTGACGTGAAGATGACCAAAATCAAATCCAAGGGCCACAAGTCTTCCCGGGCGCGAGTTGCCAACATCGCCGAGTTTCTGGAGGCACCACTCTCTACCGAGGCGTTCAAGGAGAAAATACTGGCAAGCCTTTTCCCTGATGGTGCCGAGCGCAAAACCTACCGCCTGACTGCCAAGGACTGGAACAGCATCAACGCGCTGGTCGAGGAAAAATACCGCCAGTGGGACTGGAACTACGGCCACTCGCCGGACTTTGACATCCAGCGCACCCGACACTTTGCCGCGGGAATTATCGATTTTCGTCTCAAGGTAAAGCGCGGCGGCGCCATCGAAAACGTCAAGATCTACGGCGACTTCTTCGGCCAGCGCCCGGTCAGCGAGATACAAAACGCTCTAATTGGCGTGCGCTACGACAAGCGCGCCATCGAAGGCGCGCTGGAAGGCATCGACCTCTACCCCTACTTTGGCGAAGTGGACCGCGCCGAGTTTATCGACCTGATCTACGGGCCGGAT
This window encodes:
- a CDS encoding lipoate--protein ligase, with the protein product MIHIDNEGITDPHVNLAIEEYCIRHLPAGEDYLLFYINAPSIIIGRNQNTLEEIHQAYIDEHGIHVVRRISGGGAVYHDHGNLNFSFLTDFSKDKLNNFKQFATPIIKVLNAMGVSAEMKGRNDIVVGDKKVSGNAQFSSTKRMFNHGTLLLDCDLDQVTKALDVKMTKIKSKGHKSSRARVANIAEFLEAPLSTEAFKEKILASLFPDGAERKTYRLTAKDWNSINALVEEKYRQWDWNYGHSPDFDIQRTRHFAAGIIDFRLKVKRGGAIENVKIYGDFFGQRPVSEIQNALIGVRYDKRAIEGALEGIDLYPYFGEVDRAEFIDLIYGPDEQ